GAGTCTTTCTCTCCACTTTTATCTTTATCACCTCTGCCATCATCTTcaatagattttatttaaattattttatgccACAGAGGAGACTCCAGCATCAGATGGGGAGTAGAACAGATTCTGTCTAGGTCCCTTCCAAACCTGAGAGTATGTGTGTCTCTTATCTTCATAGAAAATCTCAAATTTTGAACCAGAATTCATTTGAATCAGAAACATTAGCCCAAAGGCTCAGCTACATAAAGTGCAAGTGAAGAGTAAATATGCCCAAGTAGAATCAGCCACATACAGGATTTCTGGAAAATGAGCTCTATATGTTGGcccagaagtaaaaatctaactTCTACCACAGAGATAAAGactctctccttcatttctgggtttttttcaaATGTCATTTTCATCCTGACACCAAGAGTCCACACTGAATAAATGGCCAAGTATAATCTCACCACAGTAACTGAGTTCATTCTCGTGGGCTTTACTGACCACCCCAGGTTAGAGGTTCCCCTCTTCCTGGTGTTTCTGAGTTTCTATCTCGTCACTTTACTGGGGAACATGGTGATGGTCATTCTGATTCAACTGGACATCCGTcttcacacacccatgtacttcttcctctgcCACCTCTCTCTGATGGATGTCTGCTACGCCTCTGTCATCACCCCTCAGATCCTGGCCACTCTGGCTGCAGGCAAGACAGCCATATCTTATGGCCACTGTGCTGTCCAGTTCTTTTTCTTCACCATTTGTGCAGGCACAGAGTGTTTCCTACTAGcggtgatggcctatgaccgctttGTTGCCATTAGCAACCCATTGCTCTATACCGTGACCATGAATCCCCGAATCTGCTGGAGTTTGGTGGCAGGAGCCTATGTCTGTGGGGTTTCCGGGGCCATCCTGCGTACCACGTGCACCTTTACCCTCTCCTTCTGCAACGACAATCAGATCAACTTCTTCTTCTGTGACCTCCCACCCCTGCTGAAGCTCGCATGCAGTGACACAACACACATTGAGATTGTCATTGTCTTCTTTGGCAACTTTGTGATCTTAGCCAATGCCTTGGTCATTCTGATTTCCTACTTGCTCATCATCAAAGCCATCTTGAAGATGAAGTCTTCAGGTGGCAGAGCCAAGACTTTCTCCACGTGCACCTCCCACCTCACTGCTGTGGCCCTTTTCTTTGGGACCCTCATCTTCATGTATATAAGGAGTGGCTCTGGCAAATCTCTGGAGGAAGACAAGGTCGTGTCTGTCTTCTACTCTGTAGTCATCCCCATGCTGAACCCTCTTATCTACAGTCTGAGAAACAAGGATGTAAAATCTGCCTTTAAAAAGATCACTGGTAGATTCCAGGTGTCACAGAGCATATAAAGCTAAGTGAGATAGTCTCTCATCTTGATCTATCTTCTCCCCttccctattaaaaaaaaaaatcctaataggCACCTGCATTATACCCAACTTCTACCTGAGAACAGAGAGAAGGTAGAAAGGTACCACCAGGCACACAGACAAAACCATGAatgctgtgaaatgtgtttccACCAAGCCCATGGTACTTTCTTCTCCCCATCTCCCACTTCTCATCCCCTGCTTCCTAAGCACCCAGCAGTCTCACGCTACTCTCTGACATCATAACTTAAAGAATCTTGGGGGTTTAAGGGGTTTTGAGTTTATCTCATTCCATTGCATTACCCTTTGCACTCACGATTGACTTTCCcgtcctttctctcttctttgtccTCCTGTCAATattggcttcctctctgtgtcaAATATTATATCCAGAAATCCTTGTAGATTATGCTAagtagtctttttttcttttaatgtgtgagTGACTGACCACAATAATATGCATGGAGAATTGTATAACACAAAATTGAGACTCAAAATGGCTGGGGTAAGAAGGCACTTGAGAAACAGATCCTCTTCTCTATTCTGGAGACCTTCCTTCTTGCTTAGTCCAGAACAAAGGAATATGCAAATTGCCTTCTACTTGGTCACTGAGTGGTTTTGTTATTCCTGCTTAAATGTTTCTCTGATATCTTCAAGATGAGTGAAACCACATTACCTTTGAGAATGTCTCCCAAGGACCAACTCTAGATTCTGAAAGACATGGCGCATTGTTTCTCTTCCTTGTCTCTATTGCCTGCCTCACTGATGGTTCCCCTATCAAGCATCCTGTTTCCAGGGACAGCAAACTCAGAGACCAAAGATAAGGAGGCTGGTGAAACACTGGTGAAACATTTTCAGTGAATGAAAATACATTCCCTGCAAAATATTTGGTGAGAGGAGAAAATAATCAACTGTCGCACAGGGTCATTATTTACTTCATGGCTGAACCCACCCCCAAGACCAGAGTCTGCATAGGTGAGCTCCCAATAATTGCTTTTGAAAGAACTTTTATGGCACGTATGTTGTCTCATCTGGGCCTCACAGCAACTCTGTAAGGCAAATAAGAAAGATgtagttaaatataaaattagccCTTTGAAAGTAAGAAAAAGTATTTCCTCATGATTGAGAGTATTCCCAGAGCTTACAGTTCTCAGAATGTACAGTACATCTGtgaattttagaattagtttTATATCTTCATCTTGATTCTACAACTAGATTTGCTGTTAGTTCTTGTACAAATGTTTTAAGTTCTCAGATCATAAGTTTCCTAGCacctaaaataaagataatagcaCATAACTCAAGAAGATGTTGTAAATTAAACAAGGTGTCAAGAAATCCTCTAGCACAAACTAAGTGCTGAATATAGActgttttcttcccttctctttctctcattttcaaTATTAACCCTGGGTCTTTACCACAATATGATGGACACTGAAAAGTATGAAATAAAGGATACACCAATGAGAGTGAAGGGCAATgaactgaggaagaaaaataattcaattctTTGCATtcaagataaaaggaaaataaataaaatgaacttgAGTATTAACTGGGGAAGTGCTTACCTGCATCCTGCATGGTCAAGGATAACCAAGAGATgtctttacaaattaaaaaaactaggtttaccaaaaaatcaagcagaaaatacaaagctcccatataccaccccagtCCCAcaaacacagttttccctattaataaCACTACATTACTGCGGTCCCTTTGTtgcaatcaataaaaaatattattttaaataaactattaactattgttcatagtttacattaggattcactgtgttgaaCAAtcttatggatttaaaaaatatttatattagtaacatatatacaacctaaaatcaACCCCcccattttaatcacattcaatatataattttatggtattaattacagtcacaatgttgtactacgatccattaccaaaacttttccatcactgcaAATAGagactctgtaccaattaagcattatcTCCCAATTCATTAACCCCCAATCCCAGCCACTGATAACCTGTAGCATAGTTTCTGACTGCAACAATTTGAGtataataattatttcatatcagtgagaccatacaatatctgtcctcttgtgtctggcttagttcactTAACGTGATGcattcaatgttcatccatgcaGTCATATGCatcataatttcattccttttttacaggtgaataatattccattgtgtgtatataccatattttatttatccatttatctgctgatggacactgggttgcttccatcttctggcaattgtgaataatgtctctATGACCAACAGTGTGAACAttcctgtttgagtccctgctttcaattattttgaatatatactGAGAAGTGGGAAATCCAGGTCaaatggcaattctgtactttaTGAGAAactaccaaattgttttccacagcaactgtaccattttacattcccttgaacaatgaataagtgttcctacttttctacatcttctccaacacttgttattttctgttcttctgaATAGTAGcaattctagtgggtatgaaacagtatctcattgtggttttgattttcatttccctaatatataagatgttgagcatcttttcatgtgctaatgTTCATCTGTATATGTTCTTTAAAGAAATAACTATTCTTTATTATAACTATTGTTGTTAGTTCTTGTACAAATGTTTTAAGTTCTCAGATCATAAGTTTCCTAGCacctaaaataaagataatagcaCGTCACTCTTGAGTTACGTGCTATTATCTTTTttcattggattgtttgtctttttgttgttgagtgatagaatttctttatatattctggatattgaacccttatcagagatgtggtttccaaatattttcccctacTCTATTAGTTATCTTTTGACTTTTATGATCATGTCCTTTGatttacaaaagtttttaattttgataaaacctcatttatctaatttttcttttgttcttcatgcTTTTGGCATAAAGtctaaaaaaaattgtcataCACAAGGTTCCGAAAATACTTccctgttttcttccaggagttttatacaTCTAATTCAGGTATTTGATCCatcccattttgagttaatttttatatatggtgtgaagtaagtgatccattttcattcttttgcatgtggattccaattttcccagcaccatttgttaaaaagactattctttctccattgagtggacttggcactcttGTTAACTATCAATTTGCCATTGAtaagagggtttatttctgaaattgCCATTCaaatccattggtctatatgcctgtccttgtACCATACCATGccattttaattactgtagcattgtaagttttaaaatcaagaagcgTGAATGTTGCAACTactctgttcttccttttcaagatggctaTGGTTATTTGGGGCATagaaatttgatgattggttttgtCATTTCTGTAAAAAAGTCTTTGGAATTTTTACTAAGATTGGGTTGAATTGTAAATCATTTCTTGTAGAATTCGCCTAGGTTTGTTCCAGGTACTGGCCTTAGGAATTTCTTCATCTACAGGAa
This region of Tamandua tetradactyla isolate mTamTet1 chromosome 9, mTamTet1.pri, whole genome shotgun sequence genomic DNA includes:
- the OR9I1 gene encoding olfactory receptor 9I1; translated protein: MAKYNLTTVTEFILVGFTDHPRLEVPLFLVFLSFYLVTLLGNMVMVILIQLDIRLHTPMYFFLCHLSLMDVCYASVITPQILATLAAGKTAISYGHCAVQFFFFTICAGTECFLLAVMAYDRFVAISNPLLYTVTMNPRICWSLVAGAYVCGVSGAILRTTCTFTLSFCNDNQINFFFCDLPPLLKLACSDTTHIEIVIVFFGNFVILANALVILISYLLIIKAILKMKSSGGRAKTFSTCTSHLTAVALFFGTLIFMYIRSGSGKSLEEDKVVSVFYSVVIPMLNPLIYSLRNKDVKSAFKKITGRFQVSQSI